In one window of Fusobacteria bacterium ZRK30 DNA:
- a CDS encoding cyclic nucleotide-binding domain-containing protein — translation MPEDKLKDKIIELLPKTSLFGGVDRGDIDLFIESLTERKYSAGENIFEEGGAPGDSYLLLEGEVKTTVAGRRLSKFGPGSIFGMASPIGIQKQIVTATADTDITLAVIPKMTLYLLEKDNPKLFGKIILNEARDLARALKGMKDIIMDYILIEESGNL, via the coding sequence ATGCCTGAAGATAAACTGAAAGATAAAATTATTGAACTTCTTCCAAAGACATCTTTATTTGGAGGAGTGGATAGAGGCGATATTGATCTATTTATAGAGAGCCTTACAGAAAGAAAATATAGTGCCGGTGAAAACATCTTTGAGGAGGGAGGAGCCCCGGGAGATTCCTACCTCCTCTTGGAAGGAGAGGTCAAGACCACCGTTGCTGGCAGGAGGTTATCAAAATTCGGACCGGGATCAATTTTTGGAATGGCTTCTCCAATAGGTATCCAGAAACAAATTGTTACAGCAACTGCCGATACAGATATTACCCTGGCAGTCATCCCCAAGATGACCCTCTACCTTTTGGAAAAAGATAATCCCAAACTCTTTGGGAAGATCATACTCAACGAGGCAAGGGATCTGGCAAGAGCCCTCAAGGGGATGAAGGATATAATTATGGACTATATCCTCATAGAGGAGAGCGGAAATCTGTAA
- a CDS encoding OFA family MFS transporter translates to MISKVKQRTIFIFLGVIIYMCLGSVYSWSIFRKPLEEILNISSTESSLPYMTFLIFYALSMPLAGNFIEKYGPRNITLFGGAIVSLGWFLSSLANSIEMLTITYGIIGGIGVGIVYGAPMAVSAKWFPNKKGMAVGLTLSGFGLSPFVTAPISRLLIEHFGVFSSFKILSLAFFVIILIFALPLRFPNKEEEVEENIVGNKDTSSDLPLKKVLTNRKFYILWTCFAIGTFTGLMAIGISSPVAQEIIGLNPKMSAFSVALFAVFNGLGRPVFGVITDKIKFEKTAIISFGLIILSSVIMLNSGEGNVIFYIVSFSIFWFILGGWLAIAPTAVSNIFGAKNYARNYGFLFTAYGVGAVVSSVTSGIIKDSFGSYIYVFYPTIISAILGIFIAILVLKEKKVREIEINTDLN, encoded by the coding sequence ATGATATCAAAGGTTAAGCAAAGAACAATTTTTATTTTTTTAGGGGTAATTATCTATATGTGTTTGGGGTCGGTATATTCCTGGAGTATTTTCAGAAAACCTCTGGAAGAAATTTTAAACATAAGTTCTACAGAGAGTTCCCTGCCATATATGACATTTTTAATTTTTTACGCACTGTCAATGCCACTTGCAGGAAATTTTATTGAAAAATATGGCCCAAGGAATATAACTTTATTTGGTGGAGCAATTGTCTCACTGGGATGGTTTTTATCTAGTTTAGCAAACAGCATTGAAATGCTTACAATAACTTATGGAATTATTGGTGGTATAGGTGTAGGTATTGTTTACGGTGCCCCTATGGCTGTTTCTGCAAAATGGTTTCCGAACAAAAAAGGGATGGCCGTAGGTCTGACACTTTCTGGGTTTGGATTATCACCTTTTGTCACAGCACCGATATCCAGACTTCTAATTGAACATTTTGGAGTGTTTTCTTCTTTTAAAATCTTAAGTCTGGCTTTTTTTGTAATAATATTAATTTTTGCACTTCCTTTAAGATTTCCAAACAAAGAGGAAGAAGTTGAAGAAAATATTGTTGGAAATAAAGATACTTCTTCGGATCTGCCTTTAAAAAAAGTCCTGACTAATAGAAAATTTTATATTTTATGGACATGTTTCGCTATAGGTACATTTACCGGTCTTATGGCAATTGGAATTTCCAGTCCTGTTGCACAGGAAATTATTGGGCTTAATCCAAAAATGAGTGCTTTTTCCGTTGCATTGTTCGCTGTATTTAACGGGTTAGGGCGGCCTGTATTTGGTGTCATTACTGATAAAATTAAATTTGAAAAAACTGCAATAATTTCCTTTGGCCTTATTATTCTATCTTCGGTAATAATGTTAAATTCAGGGGAAGGTAACGTTATATTTTATATCGTATCATTTTCAATCTTTTGGTTTATATTAGGTGGTTGGCTTGCAATTGCTCCAACTGCTGTCTCTAATATTTTTGGAGCAAAAAATTATGCAAGAAATTATGGTTTCCTGTTTACAGCATATGGAGTAGGAGCAGTAGTTTCAAGTGTCACATCAGGGATTATTAAAGATTCTTTTGGGAGCTATATATACGTTTTTTATCCTACAATAATAAGTGCAATTTTAGGGATTTTCATAGCAATTTTAGTACTCAAAGAAAAAAAAGTTAGAGAGATTGAAATAAATACAGATTTAAATTAA
- a CDS encoding PadR family transcriptional regulator, whose product MKNKIPRKLLLGFMQIHILIQAKKEPFFGLWMIEELKNYGYQISPGTIYPLLTKMENENLLKKEVRLTNGKNRNYYFITDEGIDVLTIAKEKAMVLFKELEEV is encoded by the coding sequence ATGAAAAATAAAATTCCTAGGAAACTTTTACTGGGATTTATGCAGATACATATATTGATTCAGGCAAAAAAAGAACCTTTTTTTGGGCTTTGGATGATTGAAGAATTAAAAAACTATGGGTATCAAATTAGTCCCGGCACTATCTATCCACTTTTAACTAAAATGGAAAATGAAAATTTGCTAAAAAAAGAAGTAAGATTAACAAATGGTAAAAATAGAAATTATTATTTTATCACTGATGAAGGAATAGATGTTTTAACTATTGCAAAAGAAAAAGCAATGGTACTTTTTAAAGAATTAGAAGAGGTATAA
- a CDS encoding single-stranded DNA-binding protein: MEAYLAVALKEIKHLKSEEKFTLQDLFKNYEWESLDIMKHTILERMFLHAVESGEAKGVRVLQKNENGEQVYQKE, encoded by the coding sequence ATGGAAGCATATTTAGCAGTAGCTTTAAAAGAGATAAAGCATTTAAAATCAGAAGAAAAATTTACATTACAGGATTTATTTAAAAACTATGAGTGGGAAAGTTTAGATATTATGAAACACACAATTTTAGAGAGGATGTTTCTCCATGCAGTAGAAAGCGGTGAAGCTAAGGGTGTAAGAGTTCTGCAAAAAAATGAAAACGGGGAGCAGGTTTATCAAAAAGAATAA
- a CDS encoding pirin family protein: MLKIDRKDIYHDNYGWLDTYHHFSFADYYDPDNMNFGDIRVINDDIIKSGMGFETHPHRDMEIITYIIEGELTHGDSMENKRSIGEGFIQYMSAGTGVYHSEHNYGDKELRLLQIWITPDKKGYEPKYGDYEYGVEKRKNNFLHLVSGMKGDALIRINQDADIFVGEFDKDALYNIPKGKKIYGIVIEGKAKINGELLKTRDAFKIEEEDIQLKVNNRAHIIIFQTNK, encoded by the coding sequence ATGTTAAAGATAGATAGAAAAGATATATACCATGATAACTATGGATGGCTGGATACTTATCATCATTTTTCCTTTGCAGATTACTATGATCCTGACAATATGAATTTTGGAGATATAAGGGTAATTAATGATGATATTATAAAAAGTGGAATGGGATTTGAAACCCATCCACACAGGGATATGGAAATAATCACTTATATTATAGAGGGAGAACTTACCCACGGAGACAGTATGGAAAATAAAAGAAGTATCGGTGAAGGCTTTATCCAATATATGAGTGCAGGGACAGGGGTATATCATTCGGAGCATAATTATGGAGATAAGGAATTGAGACTCCTACAGATATGGATCACACCAGATAAAAAAGGATATGAACCTAAATACGGTGACTATGAATATGGTGTGGAGAAGAGAAAAAATAATTTTTTACACCTGGTATCTGGAATGAAAGGAGATGCACTTATAAGGATAAACCAGGATGCTGATATATTTGTAGGAGAGTTTGATAAAGATGCTCTTTATAATATCCCTAAAGGTAAAAAGATATACGGAATAGTTATAGAGGGAAAGGCTAAAATAAATGGCGAACTACTTAAAACCCGTGATGCTTTTAAAATTGAGGAGGAGGACATTCAACTTAAAGTAAATAATAGAGCTCACATAATAATATTTCAGACAAATAAATAA
- a CDS encoding N-acetyltransferase, whose protein sequence is MKIRKLENDDIPEVVELWYETCIQAHNFISPDYWKANMEAMATVYLPDSETYLAVEEEDIIGFISTVDNYLAAIFIQTKMQGYGIGTKLLNFIKEKKDTIQLAVYKKNSKSINFYKKHGFQALSENLDENTNEIELLMEWNK, encoded by the coding sequence ATGAAAATCAGAAAACTAGAGAACGATGATATACCAGAAGTTGTGGAACTTTGGTATGAAACGTGTATTCAAGCACATAATTTTATTTCCCCGGATTATTGGAAGGCTAATATGGAAGCTATGGCCACAGTATATCTGCCGGATTCAGAAACATATTTGGCAGTTGAAGAGGAAGATATTATCGGTTTCATAAGTACAGTGGACAACTACCTTGCTGCAATTTTTATACAGACCAAGATGCAGGGATATGGTATAGGTACAAAGCTATTAAATTTTATCAAAGAGAAAAAAGATACTATTCAGCTCGCAGTCTATAAAAAAAATTCTAAGAGTATTAATTTTTATAAAAAACATGGTTTTCAGGCTTTGTCTGAAAATTTAGATGAAAATACAAATGAAATTGAGTTATTGATGGAGTGGAACAAATAA